In the Solanum pennellii chromosome 5, SPENNV200 genome, one interval contains:
- the LOC107020752 gene encoding REF/SRPP-like protein At1g67360 yields the protein MSTNKVEMEKSEVNLKHLGFVRVLALNTAVLLSNLYDYAKQNSGPLRSTVGTVENAVTTVVRPVYGRFKGVPDEVLVFLDKKVNDGTAKFDEHAPPLAKKVVSSVQSLFQKASEVAQGLSKDIQEGGPRAAIYHAGELSKQFGTRQVAVLWYHVNHCPPLHGIAQMAAPTAAHWSEKYNHLVANLQGKGYSIVSYIPLIPVEEISKAYKQVESAATKKEGATDSTSSKSE from the exons ATGTCTACCAACAAG GTTGAGATGGAGAAAAGCGAGGTTAATTTGAAACATCTAGGGTTTGTAAGGGTGTTGGCTCTAAACACTGCGGTTTTGTTGTCAAATCTGTATGATTATGCGAAGCAGAACTCGGGGCCTCTGAGATCAACTGTTGGTACAGTAGAAAATGCTGTAACCACCGTCGTAAGGCCTGTTTACGGTAGATTTAAAGGTGTTCCTGATGAAGTCCTTGTTTTCCTAGACAAAAAG GTGAATGATGGAACAGCAAAATTTGATGAACATGCTCCTCCATTGGCCAAGAAGGTTGTCAGCAGTGTCCAGTCATTGTTTCAGAAGGCATCAGAGGTAGCACAAGGCTTGTCCAAAGACATACAGGAGGGAGGTCCTCGTGCAGCTATCTATCATGCTGGTGAATTGTCTAAGCAATTTGGTACTAGGCAGGTGGCAGTACTCTGGTATCATGTCAATCATTGTCCACCATTGCACGGAATCGCACAGATGGCTGCTCCTACAGCTGCTCACTGGTCCGAAAAGTATAATCATTTGGTAGCTAACTTGCAAGGGAAGGGTTATAGTATCGTCAGCTATATCCCTTTGATACCTGTTGAAGAAATCTCAAAGGCATATAAACAGGTTGAATCTGCTGCAACGAAGAAAGAAGGTGCTACTGACTCGACCTCAAGTAAATCTGAATGA